One stretch of Tachysurus fulvidraco isolate hzauxx_2018 chromosome 12, HZAU_PFXX_2.0, whole genome shotgun sequence DNA includes these proteins:
- the LOC113660313 gene encoding ER membrane protein complex subunit 7-like isoform X2 produces the protein MLFKYREGLILTVLFGLCACHDAEAEGEEKFRIEGGALVHGVRTEQWTPLAHVQLDGQEHVGFVSARRVNYIKTSEVLQLPYPVQMTCTGHHSYFTKRDTWGWSDFFMNPMVLMMVPPVLIILLLPKLINMNDPGMRREMEQSMNMLNPSPEIPDVSELMTKFFAPPKCQSKSTHRGHRGSGPRRR, from the exons ATGCTTTTTAAATATCGGGAAGGTTTAATTCTGACGGTTTTGTTTGGGTTGTGCGCTTGCCATGACGCAGAAGCggaaggagaagagaaattCCGCATTGAGGGCGGCGCGCTCGTGCACGGCGTGAGGACAGAGCAGTGGACTCCGCTAGCGCACGTGCAGCTGGATGGACAGGAGCATGTCGGCTTCGTCAG TGCCAGAAGAGTCAATTATATCAAGACATCCGAGGTATTGCAATTGCCTTACCCTGTTCAGATGACATGTACAGGACATCATTCATACTTCACAAAACGAGACACATGGGGTTGGTCTGATTTCTTCATGAACCCTATG GTTCTCATGATGGTTCCTCCTGTTTTGATCATCCTTCTTCTCCCAAAGCTTATCAACATGAATGACCCAGGGATGAGAAGG gaAATGGAACAGTCAATGAATATGCTCAATCCCAGCCCTGAGATTCCAGATGTATCTGAGCTCATGACCAAGTTCTTTGCCCCACCTAAATGCCAAAGCAAATCAACTCACAGGGGACACAGGGGTAGTGGTCCACGCAGGAGATAA
- the LOC113660313 gene encoding ER membrane protein complex subunit 7-like isoform X1, with protein sequence MLFKYREGLILTVLFGLCACHDAEAEGEEKFRIEGGALVHGVRTEQWTPLAHVQLDGQEHVGFVRLDGSFTVNDVPSGSYVVHIVSPVYRFEPVRVDITSTGKMRARRVNYIKTSEVLQLPYPVQMTCTGHHSYFTKRDTWGWSDFFMNPMVLMMVPPVLIILLLPKLINMNDPGMRREMEQSMNMLNPSPEIPDVSELMTKFFAPPKCQSKSTHRGHRGSGPRRR encoded by the exons ATGCTTTTTAAATATCGGGAAGGTTTAATTCTGACGGTTTTGTTTGGGTTGTGCGCTTGCCATGACGCAGAAGCggaaggagaagagaaattCCGCATTGAGGGCGGCGCGCTCGTGCACGGCGTGAGGACAGAGCAGTGGACTCCGCTAGCGCACGTGCAGCTGGATGGACAGGAGCATGTCGGCTTCGTCAG ACTTGATGGAAGTTTCACAGTAAATGATGTGCCGTCTGGATCATATGTGGTCCATATTGTGTCCCCAGTCTACAGATTCGAGCCTGTCAGAGTTGACATTACCTCAACAGGCAAAATGCG TGCCAGAAGAGTCAATTATATCAAGACATCCGAGGTATTGCAATTGCCTTACCCTGTTCAGATGACATGTACAGGACATCATTCATACTTCACAAAACGAGACACATGGGGTTGGTCTGATTTCTTCATGAACCCTATG GTTCTCATGATGGTTCCTCCTGTTTTGATCATCCTTCTTCTCCCAAAGCTTATCAACATGAATGACCCAGGGATGAGAAGG gaAATGGAACAGTCAATGAATATGCTCAATCCCAGCCCTGAGATTCCAGATGTATCTGAGCTCATGACCAAGTTCTTTGCCCCACCTAAATGCCAAAGCAAATCAACTCACAGGGGACACAGGGGTAGTGGTCCACGCAGGAGATAA
- the zgc:194887 gene encoding fibrinogen-like protein 1-like protein gives MILFKSTVMAFVGIAISAGVLAVQQQVKNLHLLSPEEQELIQNAGHKGLPRDCHELWEISGGQARDGVYIIKPRDSPIVAFCAMQEGGWTVIQHITVNSSVDFDRSWEEYKLGFGTLTGNHWLGNEYIHQLTSGPIRYKLGIKLVDKDAITKTGEYDPTLVEGEDAQYKLRLGLYHGTAADALTLDPENYLHDNQKFTTKDRDNDNYFQNCAKLEFQGVAGGGWWYDACAGANLNRRNVIYWQKDCNKEHLCKYAWMMVKPSEMVKIIHSAECKRDEL, from the exons ATGATACTTTTCAAGAGTACAGTGATGGCTTTCGTGGGCATTGCCATTTCAGCTGGAGTACTAGCTGTACAGCAGCAAGTTAAAAACCTCCATCTTCTTTCTCCAGAAGAGCAGGAATTGATTCAAAATGCTGGACATAAAG GGTTACCCAGGGACTGTCATGAACTGTGGGAAATTTCTGGAGGTCAGGCACGGGATGGTGTCTACATAATCAAGCCCAGAGACTCCCCTATTGTTGCGTTCTGTGCTATGCAGGAAGGTGGCTGGACTGTGATCCAGCACATCACAGTTAACAGCAGTGTGGACTTCGACCGCTCTTGGGAGGAGTATAAGTTGGGCTTTGGAACCTTGACTGGCAACCACTGGTTGGGCAATGAGTACATCCATCAGCTCACCAGTGGACCTATTCGCTATAAGCTGGGTATCAAGCTAGTGGACAAAGATGCTATTACCAAAACAGGTGAATATGACCCCACACTGGTGGAAGGAGAAGATGCACAGTACAAGTTACGTCTAGGCTTGTACCATGGCACTGCTGCAGATGCTCTAACTCTGGACCCAGAAAACTACCTCCATGATAACCAGAAATTTACTACCAAGGACCGTGACAATGATAACTATTTCCAGAACTGTGCCAAGCTAGAGTTCCAGGGAGTTGCGGGTGGGGGTTGGTGGTATGACGCTTGTGCCGGTGCCAACCTCAACCGCCGGAACGTCATCTATTGGCAAAAGGACTGCAACAAGGAGCATCTGTGTAAATATGCCTGGATGATGGTAAAGCCTTCAGAGATGGTTAAAATCATACATTCTGCAGAATGCAAAAGGGATGAGCTTTGA
- the chrm5a gene encoding muscarinic acetylcholine receptor M5a, translating to MNCFWKHIDKRTMERSQMDNSTFSYNTSDVHLTTYSLWEIITIATVSAIVSLITITGNILVMLSFKVNSQLKTVNNYYLLSLAFADLTIGMFSMNLYTSYILMGYWSLGSLACDLWLAMDYVVSNASVMNLLVISFDRYFSITRPLTYRAKRTPKRAGIMIGLAWLVSIILWAPPILCWQYFVGKRTVPEKQCQIQFFSEPVITFGTAIAAFYIPISVMTILYCRIYKETEKRTKDLAELQEVNHSTEPDTKNESQMSIIKSCLSTNTRRQNQVSWASSTQNNTKYANTFNDEWCKADKLTTFTSYASSEEEEHAPGVLLVYKNHVHKENNSVLCNNGEEENFFLSAGRNNSHNCKMFVSYSFKPGVKDSNSTQTKNENPTATSSMLSLSESMSMQSTAMSSKPNHPILKSQITKRKRMVLIKERKAAQTLSAILLAFILTWTPYNIMVLISTFCSDCIPLSLWHLGYWLCYVNSTVNPMCYALCNKTFQKTFRMLLLCQWKKRLEDKLY from the coding sequence ATGAACTGCTTCTGGAAGCATATTGACAAAAGAACCATGGAAAGAAGTCAAATGGATAACTCCACTTTCAGTTACAACACTTCAGATGTCCACCTTACCACATATAGCCTGTGGGAGATCATCACTATTGCTACAGTGTCAGCCATAGTAAGCCTCATCACAATAACTGGAAATATTCTTGTGATGCTGTCCTTTAAGGTAAATAGTCAACTGAAAACTGTTAATAACTACTACCTACTAAGCCTGGCTTTTGCTGACCTTACCATTGGTATGTTTTCCATGAACTTATACACTTCCTATATACTCATGGGCTACTGGTCACTAGGTAGCCTTGCATGTGACCTCTGGTTGGCTATGGACTATGTTGTTAGTAATGCCTCTGTTATGAACTTGCTAGTAATTAGCTTTGATCGTTATTTCTCCATTACAAGACCACTGACCTATAGAGCTAAGCGAACGCCAAAGCGTGCTGGGATAATGATTGGACTGGCTTGGCTTGTGTCGATCATCCTGTGGGCACCTCCAATTTTGTGCTGGCAGTATTTTGTAGGCAAAAGAACAGTACCTGAGAAACAATGTCAAATCCAGTTCTTCTCAGAGCCTGTGATAACTTTTGGGACAGCAATTGCTGCATTTTATATCCCAATTTCTGTCATGACCATCTTGTACTGTCGGATttataaagagacagagaaacgcACTAAAGACCTGGCGGAACTCCAGGAAGTCAACCATTCTACAGAACCTGATACTAAAAATGAATCTCAGATGTCCATAATTAAGTCCTGCTTAAGCACCAATACCAGAAGGCAGAACCAGGTATCCTGGGCATCCTCAACCCAAAACAACACTAAATATGCCAACACTTTCAATGATGAGTGGTGTAAAGCTGACAAACTTACCACTTTTACCAGCTATGCATCTTCCGAAGAAGAGGAACATGCTCCTGGAGTCCTGTTGGTCTACAAAAATCATGTTCATAAAGAGAACAATTCAGTCCTCTGCAACAACGGTGAGGAAGAGAATTTCTTTCTATCAGCAGGGAGAAACAACTCCCACAACTGCAAGATGTTTGTTTCCTACAGTTTCAAACCAGGTGTGAAAGACAGCAACTCTACACAGACCAAAAATGAAAATCCCACAGCAACAAGCTCCATGCTTTCTTTGTCTGAGTCCATGAGCATGCAGTCAACAGCAATGTCTTCTAAACCTAACCACCCAATTCTGAAGAGCCAGATAACCAAACGCAAGAGGATGGTTCtgatcaaagaaagaaaagcagcacAGACTCTAAGTGCTATTCTACTGGCCTTCATCCTCACATGGACACCTTACAACATCATGGTGCTTATTTCTACCTTCTGTTCAGATTGCATACCTCTGTCTCTATGGCACCTGGGCTACTGGCTATGCTATGTCAACAGCACAGTCAACCCAATGTGCTATGCTCTCTGCAACAAAACCTTCCAGAAGACCTTCCGAATGCTTCTCTTATGCCAGTGGAAGAAGAGGCTGGAAGATAAACTTTATTAG